One window of Candidatus Phytoplasma solani genomic DNA carries:
- the tmk gene encoding dTMP kinase — protein sequence MTNKLIVFEGLDGSGKTTLIKQLKKYLKNQHKKVILCQGLGSSLIGKPIRNLFLNQSNLSPNTRFLLSLTNMLQTQEELIIPGLSKGYIVLVDRWYDSTFAYQSDDMNLDYGDEITTSKIINHFLIKPNLTIYLDITPKIGLQRKQNQPNHKLDPIEQKPLNYFTNVRKNYLNQHKYCNNPNCKHENCNSFLINATQSKNKILKQIIKILTIKKIF from the coding sequence ATGACAAATAAATTAATCGTTTTTGAAGGATTAGATGGCAGCGGAAAAACAACTTTAATTAAACAATTAAAAAAATATTTAAAAAATCAACACAAAAAAGTAATTTTGTGTCAAGGATTAGGAAGCTCTTTAATTGGTAAACCAATTAGAAATTTATTTTTAAATCAATCAAATTTATCACCTAATACTAGATTTTTACTTAGTTTAACTAACATGCTCCAAACCCAAGAAGAGCTCATTATTCCTGGTTTATCAAAAGGTTATATTGTTTTAGTTGATCGTTGGTATGATTCTACTTTTGCTTATCAAAGTGACGATATGAACCTTGATTATGGCGACGAAATAACGACTTCAAAAATCATAAATCATTTCTTAATTAAACCTAATTTAACTATATATCTAGATATTACACCTAAAATAGGATTACAAAGAAAACAAAATCAACCCAATCACAAATTAGATCCAATCGAACAAAAACCATTAAATTATTTTACAAATGTTCGCAAAAATTACTTAAACCAACACAAATACTGCAATAATCCAAATTGCAAACACGAAAATTGCAATAGTTTTTTAATTAATGCAACACAAT
- the dnaB gene encoding replicative DNA helicase — translation MLEAERALLGSLFLNPEKMDAVRILIETRNFTTSQHRYIFEAMKHLRKLNREIDYVSVSSTLETNNNLNKIGGIDYLIELTEETPPTQYLDTYIDLIKENTLKTDLLDLIKHLPIELSKTKNIHNYLQTVKNQVEGFIQNTKSPFISTKTLIPSLRQNIITDNEDNQFIGIKTGFDNLDELVSGFKNKQLIILGARTGMGKTAFMLNLITNITKNFHQKQELESKPKKQNAVIFSLEMTSEELGIRLISSVSQVPLTKLQHKTLNKEDRFALAKAEFELTKLNILIDDDRNNKIEDIKNKCRQMKYTKGLDVVFIDYLHLLKEEQNYNTYQATAVISRELKKLASELNIPIIALSQMNRATNIREVKSPQLSDLRDSGTIEQDADVVMFLHRESYYQKPDNNPFTNLIIAKNRSGQLGECNFNFYKQIQKFEVLN, via the coding sequence CATCACAACATCGCTATATATTTGAGGCAATGAAGCACCTACGAAAACTAAATCGCGAGATTGATTACGTTTCTGTTAGTTCTACTTTAGAAACTAATAATAATTTAAACAAAATAGGAGGAATTGACTATTTGATTGAATTAACCGAAGAAACCCCACCAACTCAATATTTAGACACTTATATTGATTTAATCAAAGAAAACACCCTTAAAACTGATTTATTAGATTTAATCAAACATTTACCTATTGAATTATCAAAAACTAAAAATATACATAATTATTTACAAACAGTCAAAAATCAAGTTGAAGGATTTATCCAAAATACTAAATCACCTTTTATTTCTACAAAAACATTAATCCCTTCTCTTCGCCAAAACATTATTACTGATAACGAAGATAACCAGTTTATAGGAATTAAAACAGGTTTTGACAATCTCGATGAATTAGTTTCTGGGTTTAAAAATAAACAATTAATTATTTTAGGCGCAAGAACTGGAATGGGTAAAACCGCTTTTATGCTAAATTTAATCACAAACATTACAAAAAATTTTCATCAAAAACAAGAATTAGAATCAAAACCAAAAAAACAAAATGCAGTAATTTTTAGTTTAGAAATGACATCAGAAGAATTAGGAATTCGTTTAATTTCATCAGTATCACAAGTACCCTTAACAAAACTGCAACACAAAACCTTAAATAAAGAAGATAGATTTGCATTAGCCAAAGCTGAATTTGAATTAACTAAATTAAATATTTTAATTGATGATGATAGAAATAATAAAATTGAAGATATTAAAAACAAATGTCGCCAAATGAAATATACAAAAGGACTTGATGTTGTTTTTATTGATTATTTACACTTATTAAAAGAAGAACAAAATTACAATACCTATCAAGCAACAGCAGTAATTTCGCGTGAACTCAAAAAACTAGCAAGTGAACTTAATATTCCAATCATAGCTTTAAGTCAAATGAATCGCGCGACAAACATAAGAGAAGTCAAATCACCACAATTATCGGATTTAAGAGATTCAGGCACTATCGAACAAGATGCTGATGTTGTAATGTTTTTACACCGCGAAAGTTATTATCAAAAACCAGACAATAACCCATTCACTAATTTAATCATTGCCAAAAACCGCAGTGGACAACTAGGTGAATGTAATTTTAATTTTTACAAACAAATCCAAAAATTTGAAGTTTTAAATTAA